From the Helicoverpa zea isolate HzStark_Cry1AcR chromosome 28, ilHelZeax1.1, whole genome shotgun sequence genome, one window contains:
- the LOC124643685 gene encoding ets DNA-binding protein pokkuri, which yields MPTQARCDRVPPPHAKWDALDLRVLQEDDLPLDPRSWGRAEVGTWVSRRGGLPERFPMNGKALCLMSKDMFASRVPHNGHALHQDFRRRLAKALALQELLEKISHH from the exons ATGCCTACTCAAGCTCGCTGCGACAGAGTGCCCCCCCCTCACGCCAAGTGGGATGCCCTCGACCTTCGAGTGCTGCAGGAAGATGACTTGCCTCTCG ACCCACGCTCTTGGGGTCGTGCGGAGGTGGGAACGTGGGTGTCCCGGCGGGGAGGACTTCCCGAGCGATTCCCCATGAACGGGAAGGCGTTGTGTCTCATGTCCAAAGACATGTTCGCTTCTCGAGTACCACATAACGGACATGCCTTACATCAG GATTTCAGAAGAAGATTAGCCAAAGCATTAGCGTTACAGGAATTACTTGAAAAGATCTCTCATCACTGA